One genomic region from Acetonema longum DSM 6540 encodes:
- a CDS encoding transposase — protein sequence IQETLAYADFPSEHWTRIRTNNVIERLDREIRRRTRVVGAFPDGQSALMLVCARLRHVAGTQWGCKKYMNMKHLEAVDPESELSIG from the coding sequence ATTCAGGAAACTCTCGCCTATGCCGATTTTCCCTCTGAGCACTGGACAAGAATCCGGACCAACAATGTGATAGAACGCCTCGACCGGGAAATCAGGCGTCGAACCAGAGTCGTTGGCGCGTTCCCTGACGGGCAGTCGGCTTTGATGCTAGTCTGCGCCCGCCTTCGCCATGTTGCAGGTACTCAATGGGGCTGCAAGAAATATATGAACATGAAGCATTTGGAAGCGGTCGACCCTGAGTCGGAGCTTTCCATTGGCTAA